DNA from Pseudodesulfovibrio alkaliphilus:
CCCCACCCCTGGAGGGAGATAGCGCTCATAACAATATGCGTTCACTGAACAACTACACGCTCTGACAACAGATTCCCACGCCACAAAACTCTCTCTATCCGAGAAGATAATGAAAATCAACATCAACATGGTATATGATTCTGTTATTTCCGGGGAAGACTGATCTCCGGTGAGCTGCTAGAGGGTCAGGATGTGTTCAATCGCCAAACATTCCTCTGCATGAATTTCCAAATCAGGGACTAACGATGCGAATTCTTAAAACTTTCCGCACTGAACTCTCCAAGTTCCTTCCCCTGTTCGGCCCACTTCTGGTCTCACAATACGCTCAGACTGCCAACGGCATCATCGACACGATCATGGCCGCAAGACTCGGGCCTGAGGGGCTCGGCAGCGTTGCCGTGGGGGTGGCTTTATGGATGCCGGTATACATGTTCGTAATCGGCGTACTCTTCGGTGTCCTGATCATCGTCGCACAGCATTTCGGTGCCAAGGACGCCGAAAGCATTCAGAACTCGGCCTGGCAGGGTATATGGACGGGACTTGGCCTCGGGATTGCCACGGCCGCACTCGTTTACGCGGTTTCCAGCCAGATGGGGTGGTTCGGATCAGATCCGGGACTGGCTGACAATGCCCGGGGGTATGTCCGGATGGTCATCATCGGATTTCCATTCGGTGCCACAGCCGTTGCCCTGAGATTCTACAGCGAGGGGCAGGAGGCGGTGCTGCCAGTAACTGTCATGGCGGTCCTGGTCGTGGGTTTCAATACGTTTTTCAACTATGTCCTTATGTTCGGCAACTTCGGATTCCCGGCAATGGGGGCCCAGGGGTGCGGACTGGCAACAAGTCTTTCGATGGTCCTGTTTTTGATAATGCTCGCGGTGTACACGAGCTTTTCCCCGCGATTCAAGAATGTACGCCTGCTGAAAAGCATCAAACTGCCCAACCCGGCCTCCCTGAAGGCCATTTTCAAGCTGGGCCTGCCCATAGGATTCGGGGTCACCAGCGAATACCTGGTGCTGTCGGTCATCACCCTGTTCATTGGGAGCGTCGGCGCCTTGCAGGTGTCTGCCCATCAGGTGGCTTTCAGTTGCATGATGCTCTTTTTCACCATCCCGGCATCAATGAGCTTTGCCGCGTCCATACGGGTGGGGGTCCTCATGGGTGCGGGAGACCCAGGCGCTCTCCGGCGCTCGGTGAACAGCATTCTCTCCCTGTGTGCCATTACAGGGATTGTTCTCGGCTTCATTATGTTCTTCCAGGCGAAATCGCTTGCCGTTCTGATGGCGGATCAATCCGGGATCGCAACCCTGGCCGCGGGACTCATTAAAATTGCAGCCCTGTTCCTGTTTTCGGATGCCATTCAAATTTGCTGCAACGGAATCCTGCGCGGAGTGGGAGATACGGCCAAACCTTTCGCCATAACGGCTTCCGTTTATTGGCTGTTCTGCATGCCATTTGGCTACATTCTTTCCGGGATGCCGCTTCCCTTCGGCCTGTCGATCCCTTCGGGGCTCTTCGGTATCCACGGCTGGTGGATTTCCCTGACCATTAGCATCTCTTTGGTCGCGATCCTCCTGTATCACAGGGTTCGCAAGACACTACAAGACAAGGAAATCGTCTACAATGAGGCCTACTCCGGCGTATAGTGCAGTCACAACGTCCTGCGCTGGACGCGATCCGTGGCCACGAGAGCCATGGCCGCATGAGGCCCGGAGCACAGGCAAGGCGTTCCACATATGCAACCCCGAGCCAGAGCCATGGTCGGTGTGGGAGCAGTATCTGCGACGCCTGGGCCATGACATCACGACCATCCCAGCCCCTGAATGGGTCGAAAGACTGAGGCAGCTTCCCGAGTCTGAGCATGACGACAATTCAAAAATCCTGCTCTCCATGGCGAGCAAGGATGGGTACGATCCGATTCTCCCCCTCCGGATAGACATGCAAAACACTTTGGCTGCCCTTGGCACCAAAGGCAACAGGATACCTCGCTTCTCCTTCGATCAATTCAGGGCCTGCCACGATGCCATGGTAGAAGAGGGCTGGCTTCCAGCGCCCACAGGCCAGTTCAAGAACCAACGACAGCCCATAGCCGATGCAATGGCTGGCCAAGCACCCTTCATGCGCAAAGAATGATCCGGTAGCAACGGACAGGGACACTGTCTTGCGGATGACAAGGATCCGCATGGAGCGTATCCGTACGGGGCCTTCTATCTGTCCAGGAAACTGCTCAAAACCTTCCCGAATCTAGGCCGAGACCCTGGCTTCGATAATGAAAATCACAATCGGCCAGGAATTAACGAGCTTCGGTCAAGACGCATCCCCTGGTCCTATGTATTTAGCCACTTTATGAAAACCGAAACATTGGACTGGCCAAAAGTTTCAACACTCGGCGCATGCTGAGGACTCACCATAAACCAATTTATGTATCGAGGGAGGGATCATCGCGTGCCCAAACATCTACGAACCACACTGAAACATCTCGTCACAGCCACTCTCTATTGCGTTTTGCTCAGCATTCCAGCCCTTGCAGGCGCTGCCGACAAAGAGAAGGAACCTGAACAGGAAGGGGAAAAAAGCTACCAGCTTCCGAGCGTTGTGGTCACAGCAGATAAAAGCAGCAAAGACGTGCAGAAGACTCCAATAGCTATGACCGTCTTTACCGAGCAGGACCTGGAAGACAACAATATCAAAACAATTCGTGATGCGCTCGCCCGTGTGCCGAGTTTAATGCAGGTGGAAGACATTGGCGGAAACACAAAACTATCGTTTCGTGGAGCGCTCTCGTCCACCGGCACGGAAACGAGCCCCCTGGTCATGTACATTGATGGCGTCCCGGTCGACTCCTATTCCTTTCTTGATGCCAACCTTTTAAACATTGAGCGAATTGAAGTCTTGCGCGGCGCTCAATCTTCCATTTACGGAAAAAACGCCTTTGGCGGTGTTGTGAATATTATATCCAAAAAGCCGGACAACGAGCTCCAGGGCAAGGCTTTCGCAGATGCCGGGACCGAAGAGAGCTACGGGTTCGGGGGTGTCGTCAGCGGCCCGATCGTTGAAGACAAGCTCTTCTTCTCGCTGGCTGGCAGCCATGCCCACAGCAGCGGATTTATGGACCACCCCAACAGCTCCGACAGCAATCTCGAACGCAATGTGCGGTTAAAAGGGCAAATGCGCCTGCTTCCAACGGATGAATCGGAACTGAATCTTCACATGGACTACACCGCAAAACGCGATGGCTTTATCCCGTATGCCCTCGGCAAATCGGCTTCGCTGGAGTCGCCAGCGGCTGATTCGGATTATCGGGATGAGGACATCGTGAACATGGCCTTGCATGGCGCAGTCGATTTCGAGCACCTGACATTCAAAAGCATCACAACCTATCGCAACGACATCATGAAGTCATCGCTGGACACAAAGCCTATATACGGTCCTGCCGTTGGCGGGCTTTCCAACTACCACGATGTCAGCAGTGAATACACACAGGAGTTGAGGCTGCAAAGCCGCGAGGACAAAGAAAACAGCTTCAACTGGTTGGCGGGTCTGTATGGTGGATACAGGGATTTCGACCGCAAAGAATTCAACTTGGTCATGGGCGGCGTGGAGATCACCGACTATCCGTACCAAGAAAAAACGCTTGATTTCGCACCATTTGCACAGGTCGAGATTCCGCTTGCCGAGGCTTTCACACTTACGGGCGGATTGCGCTGGCAATATGTCAAACGCAACGCGTCACTTCACTATGAGCTCTTTCAAGTCCCTCAATATGAAGTCAACCCCAGCGACTCATGGTCCGAATGGTTGCCCAGGCTCGTTCTTTCTTACGACATCAGCGATGAGCACATGATCTATGCAGGTGTTAACAAGAGCTTCCTGCCCGGCGGATACAATCGGCAGAACACGGTGTCCACGGTCAAATACACCTACGACTCACAGACTGCCTGGAACTACGAGTTGGGTGCGAAGACTTCATGGCTTGACAAACGACTCAATGCCAACCTGACGCTCTTCTATTCCAAGTACAAGGATATGCAGGTACGTCAATGGGATGCCATAGCTGTGTCGACTTTCGCAGAAAACGCAGGAGCGGCGACCGCCTATGGTGCGGAACTCGATTTGGACATGCAGATCAGCTCCGAGCTAAGAGCCATGGCTGCAGTCGGTTACACTCACGCCAAGTATGACGACTTCATCAGCAAGTCCTTTGCGGGCACAGATGTGGATTATTCCGGGAAAAAAGTGGAGAACACCCCGAATTACACCGGAAACGTCTCGCTTGTGTACCGTCATGGCAGTGGGCTCATGGCTCAACTAGGAGCGCAATACGCTGGGAAAATGTACTGGGCGGCTGACAATATTGACTCTCGTGATCCCGTCATCACGGCGAATGCCAAGGTCGGATATGAAGCGGAATCGTTTGACGTATACCTCTACTCTACCAACCTTTTTGACGAACGGTACGCCAACGCCTACGGCGGAGCAAACCTGGATATCGTGATCATGGCTCCCCCCCGAGAAGTCGGCTTGCAATTCAACTATCGCTGGTAGCTGAGCTGCGGAATCGGTAACCATTTTTTAATAATAAAAACATAAACGTAAGAAGAAACCATCCCGCTCGGGACGCAGAGGCCGGAGGTTCAAATCCTCTCATTCCGACCAGGAAAAGCAAGGGTTTACGACAGATCGTCGTAAACTCTTTTTTGTTTTTGCTACCCGAAATTGTCGCAGATGTGAGCTTTGGTGAACATATTGCGAAAGTCGGTCATGTTTTTCCAAGCATATCCTAATACAAATACCGTTGCCATTCACATTTAATCTAGGAGATTCCTGCGTGGGCATCCTTTTTTTTATGAAAAATACCTGCGAGAGAGCCCCTGGGGTAGCACCAAAACTCGTCGGCGCTATTTTGCTGGCCGCCATGGCATCTATTGTCTACCCCATCCCCATTTTAGCTGGATGGGAAATGCTTCGGGACTCTCTTTACAGCACAGACTCAACTCCATCGGCATGGCCTGCTGCATTGGCTGTTTCTGCAATATTTGCTTGTATTTCCTTTCGACTTCTGTCCTCATGGCTCTCCCATCTTTCAGCCGCACAAGTCAGCCGGACACTGCGTCTTGCGCTCATGGAGCATCTCGGCAAACTTCCCTTGCATTGGTTTGCAACCAGAAGCACAGGTGAACTAAAAAAAATACTCAATACAGACGTTGGCGAGATTGACAAGTTCATAGCCCATAACATTACCGATACAGTTTCCGCCCTGTGTCTGCCCTTTGTATCTATCTTGGTCATGAGTTGGGTCGACTGGAGGTTGGCCCTGTTGCTGATTGTACTGATGGTTTATGCAGCTTCTATCCAGGTAGGTAGCTACAAGGATGCGTTTAAAAACAAATTCATGCAGCGGTACAATGAAGCCCTGGTTATGCTTCACGTGGATTCAGCGGACTTCGTTCAAGGCATGCCCGACATCAAGATTTTCAACAAGTCCACGGAATCATTCAGCCGCATGGGCGAAGCTGTGCGCAGGCTGAATTCCATGCAAGAACACGTAGTCTCCTTCTACGCGCTCCGCTGGGGCAACTATCTCACTGTCATTGCGGCCCCTCTTGCCGCCATGTCCATTGCGGGGGGAATCTTCCACATGCAGGGGACCCTGCCCATTGATCGCTACATCCTCGCCATCATGCTCGGAAGCCTGGCCCTGGTTCCGCTGGTAGCAATCCTGCGTTTTTCATCCTTTGTGATGCGCACTTACTACAGCTGCGTGGCAATCATGGCGATTCTGGATGTACCGATTGAAAGAAAAGGCAACTTTACTCGCAACGATGTTGGCAATGCAGACATACATGTGAGCGGCCTGACCAAAAACTTCGGAGACAAGCCTGTACTCAAGGATGTTAGTTTCAGGACACGCCCGGGGACCGTGACCGCCGTTGTCGGCATGAGCGGCTCAGGGAAGAGCACCCTTGCCACTATTCTTGCTGGCATGGAGGAAGCTGACAGTGGCAGCATCACCATTGGAGGATTGCCTCTGGGGTCGCTGCCTTCGGCTGAGCTAGCGGCATGTTTCTCTGTGGTCTTTCAAAAGCCATTCATTTTTAGCGGTACTGTCATTGAGAATATTCGACTCGGGAAAGAGGATGCATCCGTCAACCAGGTCATTGAAGCCGCCCGTATGGCCCATGCAGCCGGTTTCATAGAGACCCTGCCCCAAGGATACGACACGATGATAGGTGCTGGCGGCGATGTTCATCTTTCCGGGGGCCAGTATCAGCGTATCGCCCTGGCACGAATGGCCCTGCGGAACGCCCCCATTGTGCTGCTTGATGAGGCGACTGCTTTTTCTGACCCTGAGAGCGAGGCTGAAATACAGAAAGGGCTGGCCTCATACCTGACCGACAAAACGGTCATTGTCATCGCACATCGCCTTCGCTCCATAGCTGCAGCCGATACCATCATCGTCCTTGACCAAGGCCAAATCGTACAGACCGGAAATCACGAGGAACTTCTTGCCACTGAGGGCATCTATGCCCGCCTCTGGGCAGCCGACGCCACGGCAAGATCATGGACGATACGGAACAAAAGCTTATGCCACGACAAGGAACAGGTATGATAAAGTCATTGAATTTCATCAGTGAACACAGAAGCAAGCTCCTGGCGCCCCTTGCCCAAAATACGGCGGCTGCGCTGCTTTTGACAGCATCGTACGCAGTAGCCGTCCAATTGATTCTTTCTTTTCTACATCCCTCGCAAAGCGGCCTTCCTTGGGCGCAGATCATTTGGGGTGGCCTCATTGCAAATCTTTTGCTGGGCTATTTTTATCTTATCCGTGGGTATACTCGGAATTCTATGAGGATTGGCCACCAGATCTCGACGACATTGAGACTCAAACTATGCTCCCACATACAAAAACTGCCACTTTCGTTTTTGAAGAAAAACACACCTTCAAAAATAACAGGTACACTTTTGAATGACATGGTGTACACCGAGTCGGTTTTCTCGGTTTATATTTATGAACTGGCTGCAAGCTTACTTATTCCATGCCTGCTGATGTTGGCACTGGCAATCATGAACTGGCAAATCGCTGCCGCCGCGCTGTGTGCCATCTTCACAGCCATTCCTTTTCTGCTTATGTCGTATAGATCGGCATCAGATAGTAGCCCTGAGTACATGGAGGCAAAGGCGAAGACCGATCACTCGATGCAGGAATACCTGGAAGGCATACGGGAATTGAAAGGGGCCGATCGAACTGGAGAGAGATTTCTTCCTTTCATTCATCACAACGATGCCATGCAACGAATCTCCCTGAACATTGAAACCCGACTGGGCATATACTGTCAGACGTATACCGGCATACTGGACTTGATCTTTGTCGTTATTTTTGTCTTGGGTAGCCTTGCTCATTCCAAAAACAATCTGTCACTAGCCGTTCTCATCTTTCTTCTTTGCATGGCCAACAGACTCATCGAGCCCATGCAGATGCTCGGGATGTTCCTGACCGAATTCAGATTCGCCCTTGGAGCACTGGGACGTGTCATGGATATTTTCAAAGAGAAGCCATTGCCGACCGAAATCGGCTTCAAAAAACCCGCAGATGGCAGCTTTTCATTCAACTCGGTGTCCTTCTCCTACGGCGGGGAGCAGGTGCTCAAGAATATCTGCATCCACGCTCCTGAAGGGAGCGTTACGGCTTTGGTCGGAGAATCAGGAAGCGGCAAAACCACTGTCACCAACCTTTTGCTGCGGTTTTGGGATGCCGATACAGGCAGCATTCACGTTGGAGGAACGGATATTAAGACCATGGACCAACAGGAGTTGTATTCATTGTTCAGTGTAGTGTTTCAGGATGTGTACCTTTTCAACGACACGATCATGAACAACATCCGCATGGGCAAGAGCAACGCCACCGACGACGAAGTCATCGAGGCTGCTCGCCTTGCCTGCTGCCATGACTTCATAATGATGCTCAAGGATGGATACAATACGGGTGTGGGCCAAAACGGTGCAATGCTATCCGGTGGAGAGCGCCAACGCATCGCCATAGCCAGGGCGATTCTTGCACAAGCGCCTATTCTGGTGCTTGATGAGGCCACTGCCTCCATTGACCCTGAAAATGAACTCCAGATTCAACGCGGCCTGAATAACCTGATCCAGGGACGGACCTTACTGGTCATTGCCCACCGATTGTCCACCATTCGATACGCCGATCAGATTTTGGTTCTTCAGCAAGGTCGAATTGTCGAACAGGGAACTCACGATGAACTGATCGAATTAAAGGGCTCGTATCACCATCTCTGGGAAGCCCAGGAATCCATCAAGTCCTGGTCCGTCAGGTAATCCTCACACCACGGAGGGTCATTATGTCAACTTTCCCCCATGCCACTATTCTGAACACCTCTCTGACAAGGGCATTTTCCTCAATCGTCAGGGAACGCACCGATCAGCCCGCCTTGGTGCAAGACGGGATCACCATCACCTATGGCGAGCTGGATTCTCTTTCCACGGCCATGGCCATGGAACTCATAAAGCTTTATCCTGAATGCCCCGACATGCACCCTTCCCTTGGGTCTATGCAGAAATCCCAGGAAGGCCTGAGTGTTGCGCCACCCCTCCCTGTGACCTGTGTCTATCTGCCCCGCTCCATCGAAAACATTGTGGCCTTTGTCGCCGGGGCAAAGGCTGGGGTTGCCTGCGCTCCCACTGGTGTAGACTGGCCAGATGGATCCATTCTCAGCTTGTTTCGGACCCTCCTGAATAAACGCGACTATTCGGAAGAAGACTCCTTCCTGGAATCAGGAGGCTCATCAATCAAAGCCGCAAGGCTCTTTGCCCAGGTGCGCCGAGCTAGTGTTGCGCCCTC
Protein-coding regions in this window:
- a CDS encoding ABC transporter ATP-binding protein, with amino-acid sequence MGILFFMKNTCERAPGVAPKLVGAILLAAMASIVYPIPILAGWEMLRDSLYSTDSTPSAWPAALAVSAIFACISFRLLSSWLSHLSAAQVSRTLRLALMEHLGKLPLHWFATRSTGELKKILNTDVGEIDKFIAHNITDTVSALCLPFVSILVMSWVDWRLALLLIVLMVYAASIQVGSYKDAFKNKFMQRYNEALVMLHVDSADFVQGMPDIKIFNKSTESFSRMGEAVRRLNSMQEHVVSFYALRWGNYLTVIAAPLAAMSIAGGIFHMQGTLPIDRYILAIMLGSLALVPLVAILRFSSFVMRTYYSCVAIMAILDVPIERKGNFTRNDVGNADIHVSGLTKNFGDKPVLKDVSFRTRPGTVTAVVGMSGSGKSTLATILAGMEEADSGSITIGGLPLGSLPSAELAACFSVVFQKPFIFSGTVIENIRLGKEDASVNQVIEAARMAHAAGFIETLPQGYDTMIGAGGDVHLSGGQYQRIALARMALRNAPIVLLDEATAFSDPESEAEIQKGLASYLTDKTVIVIAHRLRSIAAADTIIVLDQGQIVQTGNHEELLATEGIYARLWAADATARSWTIRNKSLCHDKEQV
- a CDS encoding ABC transporter ATP-binding protein, with the protein product MDDTEQKLMPRQGTGMIKSLNFISEHRSKLLAPLAQNTAAALLLTASYAVAVQLILSFLHPSQSGLPWAQIIWGGLIANLLLGYFYLIRGYTRNSMRIGHQISTTLRLKLCSHIQKLPLSFLKKNTPSKITGTLLNDMVYTESVFSVYIYELAASLLIPCLLMLALAIMNWQIAAAALCAIFTAIPFLLMSYRSASDSSPEYMEAKAKTDHSMQEYLEGIRELKGADRTGERFLPFIHHNDAMQRISLNIETRLGIYCQTYTGILDLIFVVIFVLGSLAHSKNNLSLAVLIFLLCMANRLIEPMQMLGMFLTEFRFALGALGRVMDIFKEKPLPTEIGFKKPADGSFSFNSVSFSYGGEQVLKNICIHAPEGSVTALVGESGSGKTTVTNLLLRFWDADTGSIHVGGTDIKTMDQQELYSLFSVVFQDVYLFNDTIMNNIRMGKSNATDDEVIEAARLACCHDFIMMLKDGYNTGVGQNGAMLSGGERQRIAIARAILAQAPILVLDEATASIDPENELQIQRGLNNLIQGRTLLVIAHRLSTIRYADQILVLQQGRIVEQGTHDELIELKGSYHHLWEAQESIKSWSVR
- a CDS encoding TonB-dependent receptor; the encoded protein is MPKHLRTTLKHLVTATLYCVLLSIPALAGAADKEKEPEQEGEKSYQLPSVVVTADKSSKDVQKTPIAMTVFTEQDLEDNNIKTIRDALARVPSLMQVEDIGGNTKLSFRGALSSTGTETSPLVMYIDGVPVDSYSFLDANLLNIERIEVLRGAQSSIYGKNAFGGVVNIISKKPDNELQGKAFADAGTEESYGFGGVVSGPIVEDKLFFSLAGSHAHSSGFMDHPNSSDSNLERNVRLKGQMRLLPTDESELNLHMDYTAKRDGFIPYALGKSASLESPAADSDYRDEDIVNMALHGAVDFEHLTFKSITTYRNDIMKSSLDTKPIYGPAVGGLSNYHDVSSEYTQELRLQSREDKENSFNWLAGLYGGYRDFDRKEFNLVMGGVEITDYPYQEKTLDFAPFAQVEIPLAEAFTLTGGLRWQYVKRNASLHYELFQVPQYEVNPSDSWSEWLPRLVLSYDISDEHMIYAGVNKSFLPGGYNRQNTVSTVKYTYDSQTAWNYELGAKTSWLDKRLNANLTLFYSKYKDMQVRQWDAIAVSTFAENAGAATAYGAELDLDMQISSELRAMAAVGYTHAKYDDFISKSFAGTDVDYSGKKVENTPNYTGNVSLVYRHGSGLMAQLGAQYAGKMYWAADNIDSRDPVITANAKVGYEAESFDVYLYSTNLFDERYANAYGGANLDIVIMAPPREVGLQFNYRW
- a CDS encoding MATE family efflux transporter, with translation MRILKTFRTELSKFLPLFGPLLVSQYAQTANGIIDTIMAARLGPEGLGSVAVGVALWMPVYMFVIGVLFGVLIIVAQHFGAKDAESIQNSAWQGIWTGLGLGIATAALVYAVSSQMGWFGSDPGLADNARGYVRMVIIGFPFGATAVALRFYSEGQEAVLPVTVMAVLVVGFNTFFNYVLMFGNFGFPAMGAQGCGLATSLSMVLFLIMLAVYTSFSPRFKNVRLLKSIKLPNPASLKAIFKLGLPIGFGVTSEYLVLSVITLFIGSVGALQVSAHQVAFSCMMLFFTIPASMSFAASIRVGVLMGAGDPGALRRSVNSILSLCAITGIVLGFIMFFQAKSLAVLMADQSGIATLAAGLIKIAALFLFSDAIQICCNGILRGVGDTAKPFAITASVYWLFCMPFGYILSGMPLPFGLSIPSGLFGIHGWWISLTISISLVAILLYHRVRKTLQDKEIVYNEAYSGV